In one window of Chitinophagales bacterium DNA:
- a CDS encoding glycosyltransferase family 2 protein — protein sequence MSEQAPISFVIITYNRPADMLALCQNIATLEKADALLREIIIVNNQSTADYSAVEAYIQSQPQLPFRYTIAPENLGVARGRNYALQFSTAPIIIMLDDDAEMGNPDCLIRLLEVFEQNSERPTAIVSFKVLYHSTGAMQENALPHKNFAAYKDKSFFETYYFAGGAHAIKRSVLDATGNYPEDFFYGMEEYDLSYRIINKGYRIVYSDKIIMLHKESPEGRTPTWQKLQMMWVNKSKVAWRYLPTVYFYTTAFMWSLQYLKISRFYLPGFVEGWRKIAAIPATEQRTTISAAALDYLQKLQARLTY from the coding sequence ATGAGTGAACAAGCACCCATATCATTTGTGATCATTACATACAACAGACCAGCCGATATGCTGGCGCTTTGCCAGAATATTGCCACGCTGGAAAAAGCGGATGCATTGTTACGCGAAATCATCATCGTTAACAACCAATCCACTGCTGATTACAGTGCAGTTGAAGCTTACATTCAATCACAACCGCAACTACCCTTTCGTTATACCATTGCCCCGGAAAACTTAGGTGTTGCAAGAGGCCGAAATTATGCACTGCAATTCAGTACTGCACCCATCATCATTATGCTGGATGATGATGCAGAAATGGGCAATCCGGATTGCCTGATACGATTGCTGGAAGTATTTGAACAAAATTCAGAAAGACCCACAGCTATTGTTTCATTCAAAGTGCTGTATCACTCCACCGGTGCCATGCAGGAAAATGCATTACCACACAAAAATTTTGCAGCATACAAAGACAAATCATTTTTTGAGACCTACTACTTTGCTGGTGGCGCACATGCCATCAAACGAAGTGTATTAGATGCAACGGGCAATTATCCTGAAGACTTTTTTTACGGCATGGAGGAGTATGACCTGAGCTATCGCATCATCAATAAAGGATACCGGATTGTGTACAGCGATAAAATCATCATGCTGCACAAAGAATCGCCGGAAGGCAGAACCCCTACCTGGCAAAAACTACAGATGATGTGGGTGAATAAATCCAAAGTAGCCTGGAGATACCTACCTACGGTTTATTTTTATACCACGGCATTTATGTGGAGTTTGCAATATCTAAAAATCAGTAGGTTTTATCTACCCGGCTTTGTGGAGGGCTGGAGAAAAATCGCAGCCATTCCTGCAACAGAGCAAAGAACAACCATCAGTGCAGCGGCTTTGGATTACTTGCAAAAGCTCCAAGCGAGATTAACCTATTAA
- the rffA gene encoding dTDP-4-amino-4,6-dideoxygalactose transaminase: MIPFNKPYLGGKELEYIRQAVASGKISGDGVFTKKCHAYFEQKYGFGKALLTTSCTDALEMAAILLDIQPGDEVIVPSYTFVSTPNAFVLRGAKIVFADSLPDHPNMDVSKIEALITPKTKAIVPVHYAGHACDMDAIMAIADKHGLFVVEDAAQAIDNYYKGRALGSIGHMAAFSFHETKNIIAGEGGMLTINDARFFQRAEIIREKGTNRSQFFRGEVDKYGWVDVGSSFLPSDIIAAYLYAQLEMLDTIQARRRQIWDTYFELFEELEILGFIQRPKVPAYSTNNAHMFYIVCRSLEERTGLMEFLKEKKIGAVFHYLSLHKSPFYQDKHDGRALPYADHYTDCLLRLPLYYELVTPEKMYIIQQVKAYFTQLA; this comes from the coding sequence ATGATTCCTTTTAACAAGCCTTATCTGGGTGGTAAAGAGTTGGAATATATCCGTCAGGCTGTAGCCAGTGGAAAGATTTCCGGCGATGGTGTATTTACCAAAAAATGTCATGCTTATTTCGAGCAGAAATATGGTTTTGGTAAAGCATTGCTCACCACTTCTTGTACGGATGCTTTGGAAATGGCGGCCATTCTTTTGGATATACAGCCAGGTGATGAGGTGATTGTTCCTTCCTACACTTTCGTCTCCACACCCAATGCTTTTGTTTTACGCGGAGCGAAGATTGTCTTTGCAGACAGTCTGCCAGATCATCCCAATATGGATGTATCCAAGATAGAAGCCCTCATTACACCAAAAACAAAAGCCATCGTTCCGGTTCACTACGCAGGCCATGCCTGTGATATGGATGCCATCATGGCTATTGCCGATAAGCATGGGTTATTTGTGGTTGAAGATGCTGCTCAGGCTATCGACAATTACTATAAAGGCCGAGCACTTGGCTCAATAGGTCATATGGCTGCTTTCTCTTTCCATGAAACGAAGAATATCATTGCCGGTGAAGGCGGTATGCTTACCATCAACGACGCACGTTTCTTTCAGCGTGCAGAAATCATACGCGAGAAAGGTACCAACCGTTCTCAGTTCTTCCGGGGTGAAGTAGATAAATATGGCTGGGTTGATGTAGGCTCTTCATTTTTGCCTTCAGATATTATTGCAGCCTATCTCTACGCACAATTAGAAATGCTTGATACCATTCAGGCAAGACGAAGACAAATTTGGGATACTTATTTTGAGTTGTTTGAAGAACTGGAAATTCTGGGCTTTATACAACGCCCCAAAGTGCCGGCTTACTCAACGAATAATGCACACATGTTCTATATCGTGTGTCGTTCACTCGAAGAGCGTACTGGTTTGATGGAATTCCTGAAAGAGAAGAAGATTGGGGCTGTATTCCATTACCTCAGTTTGCACAAAAGCCCTTTCTATCAAGATAAACACGATGGTCGTGCATTGCCATATGCAGACCATTACACAGACTGTTTATTGCGTTTGCCCCTATACTATGAATTGGTTACACCTGAGAAGATGTACATCATTCAACAGGTGAAAGCATATTTTACTCAACTGGCTTAA
- a CDS encoding WbqC family protein codes for MTAAILQSNYIPWKGYFDIINTADVFIFYDHVQYTKNDWRNRNRIKTPQGSNWLSIPVRQFDLNQKIEETHVLNQEWRKKHWATLSNFYGKMPGFKLYKELIEPLYLNSEETNLSRINQTFIETIQQILGGTTKIYRSTELGFTEGKTQSLVDLCQKVGADTYLSGPAAKDYLDTPLFEAVGMQVKWMSYEGYPEYTQPFPPFDHAVSILDLIFCTGTEAKKYLKAFSGRL; via the coding sequence ATGACTGCTGCTATTCTTCAATCCAATTATATCCCTTGGAAAGGATATTTTGATATCATCAATACTGCTGATGTCTTCATTTTTTACGATCATGTGCAGTATACCAAGAACGATTGGCGTAATCGTAACCGCATCAAGACACCGCAGGGTAGCAACTGGCTTTCTATTCCAGTTCGACAGTTCGATCTTAATCAGAAAATTGAAGAGACCCATGTGCTGAATCAGGAATGGCGCAAAAAGCATTGGGCAACTTTGAGCAATTTCTATGGGAAAATGCCTGGGTTTAAACTCTATAAAGAGTTGATTGAGCCGCTTTATCTCAACAGTGAGGAAACAAATCTCTCCCGTATTAATCAGACTTTCATAGAAACCATTCAGCAAATTCTGGGCGGTACAACCAAAATTTATCGTTCAACTGAATTGGGCTTTACTGAAGGTAAAACACAAAGCTTGGTTGATCTCTGTCAGAAAGTGGGGGCGGATACGTATCTTTCAGGTCCTGCTGCGAAAGATTATCTGGATACACCGCTGTTTGAGGCTGTGGGTATGCAGGTAAAATGGATGAGTTATGAGGGCTATCCTGAGTATACGCAACCATTTCCGCCATTTGACCATGCTGTCAGCATTCTGGATTTAATTTTTTGCACAGGTACAGAAGCAAAGAAATACCTGAAAGCATTTAGTGGTCGTTTATGA
- a CDS encoding acetyltransferase, with the protein MQIGIIGYGDLGRQLRAFLQQQYPDAVFTVFDDYTSVAEGAAVAPFDAYLQDKYAGSQFYIGLGYKHLSKREALVTAIGIQQLQPFVHPSVVQGVDVQIGAGSFIYPGAILDHQANIGNGVLINNGVIVSHETNIGDATYVSPGVVICGKAQIGKRCFIGAGAIISNGVTIGDDVVVGIGSVITKNVPSGTSVIGNPMRFTDKLNVL; encoded by the coding sequence ATGCAGATCGGAATCATTGGTTATGGCGACCTTGGCAGACAGCTTAGGGCTTTTCTGCAGCAGCAATATCCTGATGCAGTCTTTACCGTCTTCGACGATTATACTTCTGTTGCTGAGGGTGCAGCGGTAGCACCATTTGATGCTTACCTACAGGATAAATATGCTGGCAGCCAATTCTATATCGGCCTAGGGTATAAGCACCTGAGTAAGCGTGAAGCCTTGGTAACAGCTATCGGAATACAACAATTACAACCATTTGTGCATCCTTCTGTGGTGCAGGGTGTGGATGTGCAGATTGGCGCAGGTAGCTTTATATATCCAGGCGCTATTTTGGATCATCAAGCCAATATTGGTAATGGGGTTTTGATTAATAATGGTGTGATTGTGTCGCATGAAACCAATATCGGTGATGCTACGTATGTTTCGCCGGGCGTGGTTATCTGTGGAAAAGCGCAGATTGGTAAGCGTTGCTTTATTGGTGCCGGTGCCATCATTTCTAACGGTGTTACTATTGGCGATGATGTGGTAGTTGGTATTGGTTCTGTGATTACCAAGAATGTGCCTTCAGGCACTTCTGTGATTGGTAACCCTATGCGTTTTACAGACAAACTGAATGTGCTATAA
- a CDS encoding class I SAM-dependent methyltransferase, with amino-acid sequence METNYQKVIEANIALHSRMSDDYSTCEPHFRPENIQKVEDKLKPVIEATNAKRLLDLGCGTGFMINIAKKYVQEIHGVDVTQAMMDKVDKSGNATIVLHNHDTGSFPVEEGSFDVVTGYSFLHHLYDVLPTLQTAYKALRTGGQFYADLDPNYYFWEGVNQLDRNGQYDGIVKREIEMVTYKDEDIEKNFGVDKDVFNQAEFGKNIKGGFREEELVAALKNIGFNDVQFFYHWFIGQGKLINDESMDKTARFAHAEVMHDYLLKAMPLTRNLFKYVGFVATK; translated from the coding sequence ATGGAGACCAATTATCAGAAAGTTATTGAAGCCAATATTGCTTTACACTCTCGCATGAGTGATGATTACAGCACTTGTGAACCACATTTTCGTCCTGAGAATATTCAGAAAGTAGAAGATAAGCTGAAGCCGGTGATTGAAGCCACCAATGCCAAGCGCTTACTGGATCTTGGATGTGGCACCGGTTTCATGATCAATATTGCCAAGAAATATGTGCAAGAAATTCATGGGGTAGATGTTACCCAGGCTATGATGGATAAGGTGGACAAAAGCGGTAATGCAACCATCGTCTTGCATAACCATGATACCGGTTCTTTTCCTGTGGAAGAAGGCAGCTTCGATGTGGTGACTGGCTATTCTTTCCTGCATCATTTGTATGATGTGCTACCAACCCTGCAGACAGCTTACAAGGCTTTGAGAACAGGTGGTCAATTCTATGCTGATCTGGATCCGAACTATTATTTCTGGGAAGGGGTGAATCAACTCGACAGAAACGGTCAGTACGACGGCATTGTGAAGCGTGAGATTGAAATGGTAACCTATAAGGATGAAGATATTGAGAAAAATTTTGGTGTAGATAAAGATGTGTTCAATCAAGCAGAGTTTGGAAAGAATATCAAAGGTGGTTTCCGTGAAGAGGAGTTGGTAGCTGCACTGAAGAACATCGGCTTTAACGATGTCCAGTTTTTCTATCATTGGTTTATTGGTCAGGGTAAGCTGATTAATGATGAAAGCATGGATAAAACAGCTCGGTTTGCCCATGCAGAAGTGATGCATGATTATCTGTTGAAAGCTATGCCGCTGACTAGAAACTTATTTAAGTATGTAGGTTTTGTAGCAACGAAATAA
- a CDS encoding phytanoyl-CoA dioxygenase family protein, with translation MFDKARFVEEMHTQGYSIVPDVLSPEFIQKAKTELMQAIDKEAAYHGGTGYKDYGMVLLCSLYGGSFIELFDNELLNTCFNAVLGDGCTVYAYTSSSMPPNKTNYSNRIHVDCPRIIPGYITNVGATILLDDFTEENGATWFLPFSQTREAQPSREEFEGNAKRLIAKAGTVWFFNARIWHAGGSNHTDQWRHAMTINMCRPYMKQRIDIPRAMAHMDLSGVSQTALQKLGFLAQVPANYDEYYAPPELRKYKQPVE, from the coding sequence ATGTTTGACAAAGCGCGATTTGTAGAGGAAATGCATACGCAAGGCTATTCCATTGTGCCTGATGTGCTATCTCCTGAATTTATACAAAAGGCTAAGACTGAGTTGATGCAGGCCATCGACAAAGAAGCGGCTTATCATGGCGGTACCGGCTATAAGGATTATGGCATGGTGCTCTTGTGTTCTTTGTATGGTGGCAGCTTTATTGAATTATTCGACAACGAATTACTCAATACCTGTTTCAATGCTGTTCTAGGCGATGGTTGTACCGTGTATGCGTACACATCATCATCCATGCCGCCGAATAAGACAAATTATTCCAACCGCATTCATGTGGATTGTCCGCGCATCATTCCCGGATATATCACCAATGTAGGCGCGACCATTTTATTGGATGATTTTACAGAAGAGAATGGTGCTACTTGGTTTTTGCCCTTTTCACAAACCAGAGAAGCGCAGCCATCCAGAGAAGAATTCGAAGGCAATGCGAAAAGATTGATTGCAAAAGCTGGAACGGTGTGGTTTTTCAATGCAAGAATTTGGCACGCCGGTGGTAGCAATCATACGGATCAATGGCGTCATGCGATGACCATCAATATGTGTCGCCCATACATGAAGCAGCGCATTGATATTCCCCGTGCAATGGCGCATATGGACTTGAGTGGGGTATCGCAAACTGCTTTACAAAAACTTGGATTTTTAGCACAGGTGCCTGCAAATTATGATGAGTATTATGCACCACCTGAATTACGTAAATACAAACAACCTGTTGAATAA
- a CDS encoding glycosyltransferase produces the protein MKVLHLNTYDTGGAAKAMLRLHKGLLEAGVESHVLVFKKTQEDATVSEVQFPFLVKWFYRLRSELNFRLLKKRTDPIYNFFNAGEDVCVDAKYLLKSLPFQPDMVMLHWVTGYVTSVNLQDLYKALQVPILWRFNDLNAFTGGCHYAKTCLRYHEGCGKCPALHSNRLEDLSYKNLQLRKQLLKTIPLSFVSSTSEIDQQVRSSALGKQQAVNKILISADIELFQPAADKKVLRQSLQLPEDKFIIFFGCQHILDPRKGFDRLMSNLKKLHERLMPAEREKVLLVYASRYSEVSPDIFPFAAQQLPFAHSEKALAQYYQLSDLFISPSIEDAGPMMILESLLCGTPVIAYNIGLAPDAIQHTQNGFIYPLNGPGDLCDGMLELIRASTEDYQAFCRNARTFAAGQFSHKREVQAYLDLFQKITNKHV, from the coding sequence ATGAAGGTCCTTCACCTGAATACATACGATACCGGCGGTGCGGCAAAAGCCATGCTGCGCTTGCACAAAGGTTTACTGGAAGCCGGTGTGGAATCGCATGTGCTGGTGTTCAAGAAAACACAAGAAGATGCAACAGTAAGTGAAGTGCAATTTCCCTTTCTGGTGAAATGGTTTTATCGCTTACGCAGTGAACTCAATTTCCGCTTATTAAAAAAGCGTACAGACCCCATCTATAATTTTTTCAATGCAGGCGAAGACGTTTGTGTAGATGCTAAATACCTGTTGAAGAGCCTGCCTTTTCAGCCGGATATGGTGATGCTGCATTGGGTAACGGGTTATGTAACTTCAGTAAATCTTCAGGATCTTTATAAAGCTTTACAAGTACCCATTCTTTGGCGCTTTAATGATTTAAACGCTTTCACAGGTGGTTGTCATTATGCCAAAACCTGTTTGCGTTATCATGAGGGTTGCGGAAAATGTCCCGCATTGCACTCCAATCGATTAGAGGATTTATCGTACAAGAATCTGCAACTTCGTAAGCAGTTATTGAAAACCATTCCACTCAGTTTTGTATCCAGCACTTCAGAGATTGATCAGCAGGTGAGAAGCAGTGCTTTGGGTAAACAGCAAGCTGTCAATAAAATTCTCATCAGTGCAGATATTGAGTTGTTTCAACCTGCTGCTGATAAAAAAGTTTTGCGTCAATCACTCCAGCTGCCTGAAGACAAATTCATCATTTTCTTCGGTTGTCAGCATATCCTCGATCCCCGCAAGGGCTTTGATCGCTTGATGAGCAATTTGAAAAAATTGCATGAGCGCCTGATGCCAGCTGAAAGAGAAAAGGTGTTACTGGTCTATGCCAGTCGCTATAGTGAGGTATCACCCGATATTTTTCCATTCGCTGCCCAGCAATTACCCTTTGCCCATTCTGAGAAAGCATTGGCGCAATATTATCAGCTATCAGACCTATTTATCAGTCCGAGTATTGAGGATGCCGGCCCCATGATGATCTTAGAATCCCTGCTCTGCGGAACACCTGTAATTGCCTATAACATAGGCCTTGCGCCGGATGCCATTCAACATACCCAAAATGGCTTTATCTACCCCTTAAATGGTCCCGGCGATCTGTGCGACGGCATGCTGGAATTGATTCGAGCCAGTACGGAAGATTACCAAGCCTTTTGCAGGAATGCCCGTACTTTTGCAGCCGGACAATTCAGTCATAAGCGTGAGGTGCAGGCTTATCTGGATTTGTTCCAAAAAATCACTAACAAACATGTTTGA
- a CDS encoding methyltransferase domain-containing protein, with the protein MKLLNLGCGHKYVKDAHWINADMDPASADVQQCNFLNGIPFPDNQFDLVYHSHVLEHFQQKDGAVFIRECFRICKPGGMIRIAMPNLEVIAREYLNALDKAAVGDTKAAADYDWMLLEMYDQTVRNSSGGAMLQYLTQPELPNPDFVFRRIGGGGRKWREQFLQQASGEATKPSKLALALKNPARAWDKIYDAFLRIVLGKKRFQYYQTGKFRNGGEIHQWMYDRYSLERLLTSVGFTQVKVQTAQTSYHPNWASYQLDDPEENASIFIEAIKP; encoded by the coding sequence ATGAAACTGCTCAACCTTGGCTGTGGTCATAAATACGTGAAGGATGCACACTGGATCAATGCAGATATGGATCCTGCTAGTGCAGATGTGCAGCAATGCAATTTCCTGAATGGTATCCCTTTTCCGGATAACCAATTTGATTTGGTCTACCACTCCCATGTATTAGAGCATTTTCAGCAAAAGGATGGTGCTGTATTTATTCGCGAATGCTTCCGTATCTGTAAACCGGGTGGGATGATTCGTATTGCTATGCCCAATCTGGAAGTCATTGCCCGGGAATATTTAAATGCATTAGACAAAGCAGCTGTTGGTGATACAAAAGCCGCTGCAGACTATGATTGGATGCTGTTGGAAATGTATGATCAAACTGTTCGTAATAGCAGTGGAGGAGCCATGCTCCAATACTTAACACAGCCTGAATTGCCCAATCCTGATTTTGTGTTTCGAAGAATCGGCGGTGGTGGTAGAAAATGGCGCGAACAGTTTTTGCAACAAGCATCAGGCGAAGCAACCAAACCTTCTAAGCTGGCATTGGCTTTGAAGAATCCGGCTAGGGCTTGGGATAAAATCTATGATGCTTTTCTACGTATTGTTTTAGGTAAGAAGCGTTTTCAATATTATCAGACTGGTAAGTTCCGCAACGGTGGTGAAATCCATCAATGGATGTATGATCGTTATAGTTTAGAGCGTTTACTCACTTCTGTGGGATTCACACAGGTTAAAGTACAAACAGCGCAAACCAGTTATCACCCCAACTGGGCCAGCTATCAACTCGATGATCCTGAAGAAAATGCTTCCATCTTCATAGAAGCCATTAAGCCATGA
- a CDS encoding glycosyltransferase, with product MTTISVITICFNNLEELQKTCAAVDAQTLHPQEHWIINGSTQPEIAEWLANHPQPAYRKWLNERDQGISDAFNKGITQATQDYTHLLHAGDVYADNQVLEDVMTFLDKHPNIDWISGRITTNRGGVMVEVGKPFDAGKLYRGMRSVAHPTWFVRRAVYDQVGLFRLDEKIAMDYDLLCRLTQCSYVFFPRVITRFDHTGTSNQHYLQSLRDNVRIYEKYFGFSFACRLWQGRLYFLHQLLQTKLGKQLILLKKRLGLENM from the coding sequence ATGACCACGATCAGCGTCATAACGATATGCTTCAATAATCTCGAAGAACTGCAGAAAACCTGTGCAGCAGTAGATGCACAAACCCTACATCCACAAGAACATTGGATCATCAATGGTTCTACGCAACCTGAGATTGCGGAATGGTTAGCCAATCATCCACAACCTGCTTATCGCAAATGGTTGAATGAACGCGATCAAGGCATTTCAGATGCTTTTAATAAAGGCATCACCCAAGCTACACAAGATTATACACACTTATTGCATGCCGGTGATGTTTATGCAGACAATCAAGTATTGGAAGATGTAATGACATTTTTGGATAAGCACCCAAATATTGATTGGATCAGTGGTCGCATCACGACGAATCGGGGCGGGGTGATGGTGGAAGTAGGTAAGCCTTTTGATGCAGGCAAGTTGTATCGAGGTATGCGCAGTGTAGCGCATCCAACCTGGTTTGTGCGCAGAGCCGTTTATGATCAGGTGGGTTTGTTTAGACTGGATGAAAAAATTGCAATGGATTATGATTTGTTATGTCGCCTCACCCAATGCAGTTATGTTTTCTTTCCCCGTGTGATTACACGCTTCGATCATACGGGTACGAGTAATCAGCATTACCTGCAATCTCTGCGTGATAATGTGCGCATTTATGAAAAGTATTTCGGTTTTTCTTTTGCCTGCCGACTCTGGCAAGGTCGATTATATTTCCTTCACCAGTTATTACAGACTAAGCTTGGCAAGCAATTGATATTGTTGAAAAAGCGTTTGGGTCTGGAAAATATGTAA
- a CDS encoding menaquinone biosynthesis protein, translated as MEKIRIGAVSYLNTRPMLYGVERSGLMDKIILTKDFPAKVAGDLLSGQIDVGLVPVAIIPKLAEAHLVSDYCIGCNGEVASVAIFSDVPMEEIKTVLLDYQSRTSVQLAQILLREYWQQPVVLEDAGTDFIDRIGGTTAGLIIGDRALAQLNKGQYVYDLGTAWKAHTGLPFVFATWVANKPLDADFSDAFNMANAYGINHIDEVLADMDYPAYDMHTYYTQHISYSFDEAKRKGMALFLEKLQANQR; from the coding sequence TTGGAGAAGATTCGGATTGGCGCTGTGAGTTATCTCAATACAAGACCCATGTTATATGGGGTAGAGCGTAGTGGCTTGATGGATAAAATCATCCTCACCAAGGATTTTCCTGCGAAAGTGGCGGGCGATTTATTGAGCGGACAAATTGATGTTGGACTCGTGCCTGTAGCCATCATCCCCAAATTAGCAGAAGCACATTTGGTATCGGATTATTGCATTGGTTGTAATGGAGAAGTAGCATCGGTAGCTATTTTTTCTGATGTACCCATGGAAGAGATCAAAACAGTATTGCTCGATTACCAAAGCAGGACTTCTGTTCAGCTGGCACAAATCTTATTGCGCGAGTACTGGCAACAGCCGGTAGTACTGGAAGATGCAGGAACAGATTTTATTGATCGAATCGGCGGTACCACTGCCGGACTCATTATTGGTGATCGTGCTTTAGCACAATTGAATAAAGGACAATATGTGTATGATCTAGGTACTGCCTGGAAAGCCCATACAGGTTTGCCCTTTGTGTTTGCCACCTGGGTAGCGAATAAACCATTGGATGCAGATTTTAGTGATGCTTTCAATATGGCCAATGCCTACGGAATCAATCATATTGACGAGGTATTGGCTGATATGGATTATCCGGCCTATGACATGCATACCTATTACACGCAGCATATCAGTTATTCCTTCGATGAAGCCAAGCGTAAGGGAATGGCCTTGTTTTTGGAAAAGCTGCAAGCCAATCAACGATGA
- the purB gene encoding adenylosuccinate lyase, producing the protein MELNQLTAISAIDGRYRKQVQQLDEYFSEYALIKYRVWVEIEYFFFLADQKFFRLPAKVRNAMKKVADEFSLTDAQQIKQIEATTNHDVKAVEYFLKEQLDKCGGADYKEWIHFGLTSQDVNNTAIPLSWKHCIEYEYLPALLNLQGKLHQLAGDWKKVSMLARTHGQPASPTRLGKELMVFVERIESQVQAFGYIPFSAKFGGATGNFNAHNIAFPKKNWIQLANKFVEGVLGLQRQQFTTQIEHYDSLAAHFDALKRINTILIDLCRDIWTYISMDYFKQQTKKGEVGSSAMPHKVNPIDFENAEGNLGVANALLEHLSAKLPISRLQRDLTDSTVLRNVGVPMAHIAIAMKSLEKGLGKLLLNEAKIKEDLENNWAVVAEAIQTILRRENYSNPYEALKELTRGNHAIDKKAIHQFIDGLKVSAALKKELKAITPHNYTGVHPDF; encoded by the coding sequence ATGGAACTCAATCAACTTACGGCGATTTCAGCTATTGACGGACGTTACCGCAAGCAGGTACAACAATTAGACGAATATTTCTCAGAATACGCCCTGATCAAGTACCGCGTTTGGGTGGAAATTGAATATTTCTTTTTTCTGGCCGATCAGAAATTTTTCCGCCTACCGGCCAAAGTGCGCAATGCCATGAAGAAAGTGGCAGATGAATTCAGCCTGACAGATGCGCAGCAAATCAAACAAATTGAAGCAACAACCAACCACGATGTAAAAGCCGTGGAATATTTTCTGAAAGAACAATTGGACAAATGCGGTGGTGCAGATTATAAAGAGTGGATTCATTTTGGCCTCACATCGCAAGATGTCAACAATACAGCCATTCCTCTAAGCTGGAAACATTGCATCGAATACGAATACTTGCCTGCTTTGCTGAACCTGCAAGGCAAACTGCATCAGTTAGCCGGCGATTGGAAGAAAGTGTCTATGCTGGCGAGAACGCACGGACAGCCAGCTTCCCCTACACGTCTCGGTAAAGAATTGATGGTGTTTGTAGAGCGTATTGAATCGCAGGTGCAGGCATTTGGCTATATCCCTTTCTCTGCCAAGTTTGGTGGCGCTACGGGTAATTTCAACGCACACAATATTGCCTTCCCTAAAAAGAACTGGATTCAGTTAGCCAACAAATTTGTAGAAGGCGTTTTGGGTTTACAGCGTCAGCAGTTCACCACACAGATTGAGCATTACGATTCACTGGCTGCACATTTTGATGCACTGAAGCGCATCAACACTATTTTGATTGATCTCTGCCGAGATATCTGGACTTATATCAGCATGGATTATTTCAAGCAGCAGACCAAGAAAGGCGAAGTAGGCTCTTCTGCCATGCCGCATAAAGTAAACCCTATTGACTTTGAAAATGCAGAAGGCAATCTGGGCGTAGCGAATGCGCTGCTGGAACACCTTTCTGCCAAATTACCTATTAGTCGTTTGCAGCGCGATTTAACAGATTCAACCGTGCTACGCAATGTTGGCGTGCCTATGGCGCATATAGCAATCGCGATGAAATCTTTGGAAAAAGGCTTGGGTAAGCTTTTGCTCAATGAAGCCAAAATCAAAGAAGACTTGGAGAATAACTGGGCGGTAGTTGCGGAAGCGATTCAAACTATTTTGAGGAGAGAAAACTACTCTAATCCATACGAGGCTTTGAAAGAATTGACGCGTGGCAATCATGCGATAGATAAAAAAGCTATCCATCAGTTTATTGACGGACTCAAAGTTTCTGCAGCACTCAAAAAAGAACTGAAAGCAATTACGCCGCACAACTATACGGGCGTACATCCTGATTTCTAA
- a CDS encoding DsrE family protein codes for MRNWLLLFGLMLVLSSKAQFNATPLVKGFGQVLEVPAVDYGIDPKLHYKLVIDVMQAPNPDSVNEGLLNGARIMNLHAAAGVTPKKMQVVFVLHNVAAFTLINNEAYKKKYGKDNPNLALIKAIQDAGGRVTICGQTMQRRGIARESLLPNVQVGLSALTTISTLQQQGYTILKSPSQ; via the coding sequence ATGCGCAATTGGTTACTGCTTTTTGGTTTGATGTTGGTATTGAGTAGCAAGGCTCAGTTCAATGCAACACCCTTGGTGAAAGGTTTTGGTCAAGTACTGGAAGTGCCTGCTGTTGATTACGGTATTGATCCAAAGCTGCACTATAAGCTGGTGATTGATGTGATGCAAGCACCCAATCCGGATAGTGTGAATGAAGGCTTACTCAATGGTGCACGCATTATGAATTTGCATGCAGCAGCTGGGGTAACACCCAAAAAAATGCAGGTTGTATTTGTATTACACAATGTAGCTGCGTTCACGCTCATTAATAACGAAGCATACAAGAAAAAGTATGGTAAGGATAATCCCAATCTGGCACTCATTAAAGCAATCCAAGATGCGGGTGGAAGGGTTACTATATGCGGACAAACCATGCAAAGACGTGGAATTGCAAGAGAAAGCCTCTTACCAAATGTGCAGGTAGGCCTATCTGCACTAACTACAATTAGCACTTTACAACAGCAAGGGTATACTATTCTAAAGTCCCCCAGTCAATAA